A genomic stretch from Deltaproteobacteria bacterium includes:
- a CDS encoding alpha/beta hydrolase → MAKVTANNCEMFYEIDDYTDPWVSEKDTVWLQHGVGRSTKFWYHWVPALARHYPVLRRDMRGHGQSSAPAPGHKWSIDELVNDMRAFMDAVGLQQVHYVGESIGGILGVVFASRWPERFKSLTICNSPTTIRPAGTQALSGEHGNVNQALTTGGSEGWGRLLIKQRIISGKNPAHIEWVVKEWAKTPTHVLQGITRTLDGADTAPLLPQIKVPTLVLAPSRSPITPLSDQLSMRTLIPNSRITIVEGPGHEIYVDEPEECINAFLKFVRSVG, encoded by the coding sequence ATGGCAAAGGTCACCGCTAATAATTGCGAGATGTTCTATGAGATCGACGACTACACCGACCCCTGGGTCAGTGAAAAGGACACAGTGTGGTTACAGCATGGGGTCGGACGCAGCACCAAGTTTTGGTATCACTGGGTTCCTGCCTTAGCCCGCCACTACCCAGTTCTACGGCGCGATATGCGCGGGCATGGTCAGTCTTCTGCCCCGGCACCAGGTCACAAATGGTCAATCGACGAACTGGTCAACGACATGCGCGCATTTATGGATGCTGTCGGTCTGCAACAGGTGCATTACGTTGGCGAATCCATCGGTGGTATTCTCGGTGTTGTCTTTGCGTCACGCTGGCCAGAACGATTCAAAAGTCTCACTATTTGTAATTCTCCCACAACGATTAGACCAGCCGGAACTCAAGCGCTGTCAGGGGAACACGGAAACGTGAATCAGGCCCTTACCACTGGCGGGTCAGAAGGCTGGGGACGCCTCTTGATCAAACAGAGAATCATTAGCGGTAAGAATCCCGCCCATATCGAATGGGTGGTCAAAGAATGGGCAAAGACACCAACACACGTCTTACAGGGGATTACGCGCACGCTGGATGGCGCCGATACCGCGCCGCTGCTGCCGCAGATCAAAGTCCCTACACTTGTTCTTGCTCCGTCTCGTAGTCCGATTACTCCGCTCAGCGATCAACTTTCGATGCGGACCTTGATCCCCAACTCACGAATCACGATCGTTGAAGGACCCGGACACGAGATTTATGTGGATGAACCAGAGGAGTGTATCAACGCTTTTCTGAAATTCGTGCGGTCGGTGGGATAA